Within Rothia sp. ZJ932, the genomic segment AACCGAGGCGGAAGCCCATTATTTTAGGGGGCTCCCACCTCGGTTTACTGTACGAAGGAACTAGCGAACAATGGTAGTCACTTCAGGCTGTTGAGCAAGAAATTCTAGCAGTTCTTTAATATCGCGATGGGTCACAGAACGCACACCGTGTAGGATTTCGTCCAGCGTAGAAAATTCACCAGCGTCAAGTTCAGCCCGTCCTAGACGCGACATGCGGGAACCTGCATCTTCGCTGCCTAGAATAGTTGCCCCACCCAGCTGGCCTAAGACTTTACTAAGCTCAGCGTCGCCGAGGCCTTCCCGCACGAGCTGTTCAAACTCCCGGTACATGATCTCTTGCACCTGCTCAGTTTTCGCGGGTAGGCAACCAGCGTACATGCCAAAATAACCAGCGTCCGAGTAGGTACCAGAGAAAGCGAAAGTTGAGTAAGCGAGTCCTCTTTTTTCGCGGATTTCTTGGAAGAGGCGCGAAGACATACCGCCACCAAGAGCTGATGTGAGAACACTCATCGCATAGCAACGCTCGTCACCGGCAATGATTGAGGGACGACCAACCACGATATTGGTCTGTTCAAAGCCTTTATCAAGTTCAAGGTGGGCAGACGCTGGGCTAATCAAAGTTGCTGAGCGAACACGACGGGGTGATGGCATAACGCCTTCGGTGAGATTCCACCCACTATTTTCAAGGGCTGCAAGAACATAGGAGACAATTTGTGAGTGGTCCAGCGAACCGGCTGCTGAAACAACGAGACGGTCAGGGGTGTAGAACTTCTTGTAGTGTTCATACACTGCCTCGCGGGACACATTCATAATCTCTTCGGGGTTGCCTCCAATGGGTCTACCCAACGGGTTTGTCCCCATGAGCTGCTCAATATGGTTCTCAAAGGCAACGTCTGTAGGGTCATCTTGATCCATAGCAATTTCTTCGAGGATAACGCCACGTTCCTGCTCCATATCAGCGTCATCAAGGCGGGCGCTAGTCACCATATCTGCAATAACATTGATAGCCATTTGGGTATCATCGTCCAGGGCGCGCGCATAGTAGCAGGTATGTTCTTTAGCGGTCAGCGCGTTGGATTCTCCACCCACTTCGTCAAACGCTTGAGCGATATCGAGTGCGCTACGTTTTTCGGTGCCTTTAAAGAGTAGATGCTCTAAGAAGTGAGTTGAGCCAAGCATTCCAGGCTGCTCATCGCGAGAACCTACCCCCACCCAAAAACCGATGGAAACACTGCGTTGGGAAGGCATACGCTCGGTAATAAC encodes:
- a CDS encoding pitrilysin family protein, which gives rise to MPIVLPLTTAAAQGELNYVTGRLVYAGEGGNEVRRSILPGGVRVITERMPSQRSVSIGFWVGVGSRDEQPGMLGSTHFLEHLLFKGTEKRSALDIAQAFDEVGGESNALTAKEHTCYYARALDDDTQMAINVIADMVTSARLDDADMEQERGVILEEIAMDQDDPTDVAFENHIEQLMGTNPLGRPIGGNPEEIMNVSREAVYEHYKKFYTPDRLVVSAAGSLDHSQIVSYVLAALENSGWNLTEGVMPSPRRVRSATLISPASAHLELDKGFEQTNIVVGRPSIIAGDERCYAMSVLTSALGGGMSSRLFQEIREKRGLAYSTFAFSGTYSDAGYFGMYAGCLPAKTEQVQEIMYREFEQLVREGLGDAELSKVLGQLGGATILGSEDAGSRMSRLGRAELDAGEFSTLDEILHGVRSVTHRDIKELLEFLAQQPEVTTIVR